A window of the Ciconia boyciana chromosome 33, ASM3463844v1, whole genome shotgun sequence genome harbors these coding sequences:
- the SAE1 gene encoding SUMO-activating enzyme subunit 1 isoform X1, with product MVEKEEGGPGGISEEEAAQYDRQIRLWGLEAQKRLRASRVLLVGMKGLGAEVAKNLILAGVKGLTMLDHQQVSQEDTRAQFLIPVGSLGRNRAEASLERAQNLNPMVDVKADPESVESKPEEFFTQFDAVCLTCCSRDVMVKIDQICHKNSIKFFTGDVFGYHGYMFADLGEHEFVEEKTKVAKVSPGVEDGPDTKKAKLDSSETTMVKKRVVFCQLKEALAVDWSGEKAKTALKRTTPDYFLLQVLLKFRTDNGRDPSPQNYAEDSKLLLQIRRDVLEALGVGADLLPDEFVSYCFSEMAPVCAVVGGVLGQEVVKALSQRDPPHNNFFFFDGIKGNGIVECLGPS from the exons GTTACGAGCTTCCcgggtgctgctggtggggatgAAGGGTCTCGGAGCAGAAGTGGCGAAGAATCTCATCTTGGCAGGAGTCAAAGGCTTGACCATGCTGGACCATCAGCAG gTTTCCCAAGAGGACACGCGAGCTCAGTTCCTCATCCCCGTGGGTTCCTTGGGCCGCAACAGAGCCGAAGCCTCATTGGAGCGGGCGCAGAACCTCAATCCTATGGTGGACGTGAAAGCTGACCCCGAGAGCGTGGAGAGCAAGCCCGAAGAGTTCTTCACCCAGTTCGACGCA gtCTGCTTGACCTGCTGCTCCCGGGACGTTATGGTGAAGATCGATCAGATTTGCCACAAGAACAGCATCAAGTTCTTCACCGGTGACGTTTTCGGCTACCACGGCTATATGTTTGCCGACCTCGGGGAACACGAATTCGTGGA AGAGAAAACCAAAGTCGCCAAAGTCAGCCCGGGTGTGGAAGATGGGCCAGACACCAAAAAAGCCAAACTTGACTCATCGGAGACCACCATGGTGAAAAAG CGGGTGGTTTTCTGCCAGCTGAAGGAAGCTCTGGCCGTTGACTGGAGCGGGGAGAAGGCGAAGACGGCGCTGAAACGCACCACCCCGGATTATTTCCTCCTCCAAG tGTTGTTGAAGTTCCGGACGGATAACGGCCGGGATCCTTCACCCCAGAACTACGCCGAGGACTCGAAGCTGCTGCTCCAGATCCGCCGTGACGTCCTGGAGGCACTGGGGGTCGGCGCCGACCTGCTGCCGGATGAATTCGTCAG ctaCTGCTTCTCCGAAATGGCTCCCGTCTGCGCCGTGGTCGGAGGCGTCCTGGGCCAGGAGGTGGTCAAG GCCTTGTCCCAGCGGGATCCCCCTCACAACAACTTCTTCTTCTTCGACGGCATCAAAGGCAACGGGATCGTGGAGTGCCTGGGCCCCAGCTGA